Proteins co-encoded in one Brassica oleracea var. oleracea cultivar TO1000 chromosome C4, BOL, whole genome shotgun sequence genomic window:
- the LOC106342148 gene encoding long chain acyl-CoA synthetase 1, producing the protein MKSFAAKVEDGVRGENGKPSVGPVYRNLLSEKGFPPIDSDITTAWDIFSKSVKKFPDNKMLGWRRIVDEKVGPYMWKTYKEAYEEVLQIGSALRAIGAEPGCRVGIYGVNCPQWIITMEACAAHTLICVPLYDTLGSGAVDYIVDQAEIDFVFVQETKIKGLLEPDRKCARRLKAIVSFTNVSEEHNLKGSEVGVKTYSWLDFLQMGCGKPEETTPPKPFNICTIMYTSGTSGDPKGVVLTHEAVATYIVGMDLFMDQFEDKMTHEDVYLSFLPLAHILDRMNEEYFFRKGASVGYYHGDLNVLRDDIQELKPTYLAGVPRVFERIHEGIQKALQELNPRRRFIFNALYKHKLAWLNRGYSHSKASPMADFIAFGKIRDKLGGRIRLLVSGGAPLSTEIEEFLRVTCCCFVVQGYGLTETLGGTAMGFPDEMCMLGTVGIPAVYNEIRLEEVAEMGYDPLGENPAGEICIRGKCLFSGYYKNPKLTQEVMKDGWFHTGDIGEIQSNGVLKIIDRKKNLIKLSQGEYVALENLENIYGQNSLVQDIWVYGDSFKSMLVAVIVPNQETIKRWAKELGFTKPFEELCSLSELQEHIISELKSTAEKNKLRKFEYIKAVTVETKPFDVARDLVTATLKNRRNNLLKYYQVQVDEMYRKLASKKI; encoded by the exons AGTCTTTCGCGGCGAAGGTGGAAGATGGAGTGAGAGGGGAAAACGGGAAGCCGTCGGTAGGTCCGGTATACCGGAATCTTTTGTCGGAAAAAGGTTTTCCTCCAATAGATTCTGATATCACCACTGCTTGGGACATTTTCAG TAAATCAGTCAAGAAATTCCCTGACAACAAGATGCTTGGATGGCGTCGAATCGTCGATGAGAAG GTTGGACCGTATATGTGGAAAACTTACAAGGAAGCATACGAAGAAGTTCTGCAGATTGGCTCTGCATTACGTGCTATTGGAGCTGAGCCT GGGTGTCGAGTGGGGATCTATGGAGTTAATTGTCCTCAGTGGATCATAACAATGGAG GCATGTGCGGCTCACACTCTAATCTGTGTACCTCTATATGATACCTTGG GTTCTGGAGCAGTGGATTATATCGTTGATCAGGCGGAAATCGATTTTGTATTCGTCCAAGAGACCAAGATTAAAGGG CTTCTTGAGCCAGACCGCAAATGTGCTAGACGGCTAAAAGCCATAGTTTCCTTCACTAATGTGAGCGAAGAGCATAACCTCAAGGGTTCAGAAGTTGGAGTCAAAACATACTCTTGGCTCGATTTTCTCCAAATG GGATGTGGGAAACCGGAAGAGACTACCCCGCCTAAGCCGTTTAATATATGCACCATAATGTATACCAGCGGCACGAGTGGTGACCCTAAAGGTGTGGTTTTGACTCATGAAGCTGTGGCCACTTACATTGTTGGCATGGATCTTTTCATGGACCAGTTCGAAGACAAG ATGACACATGAAGATGTGTATCTCTCTTTCTTGCCGCTGGCTCATATTCTTGACCGTATGAATGAAGAATACTTCTTTCGCAAAGGGGCCTCCGTTGGCTATTACCATGGA GATTTGAATGTGTTACGCGATGACATTCAAGAATTGAAACCAACTTATCTAGCTGGAGTTCCAAGAGTGTTTGAGAGAATCCACGAGGGTATTCAAAAGGCTCTTCAGGAACTTAACCCGAGAAGGAGATTTATCTTCAATGCTCTCTACAAGCA CAAGCTTGCATGGTTAAATCGTGGATATTCTCATAGCAAAGCTTCACCCATGGCTGATTTCATAGCCTTCGGAAAG ATTAGAGACAAACTGGGAGGTCGAATCCGGTTGCTAGTATCTGGAGGAGCACCTTTGAGCACAGAGATTGAGGAGTTCCTGAGAGTTACTTGCTGTTGCTTTGTCGTCCAAGGCTACG GTCTGACGGAGACGCTTGGAGGAACAGCTATGGGCTTCCCGGACGAGATGTGTATGCTAGGGACAGTCGGTATTCCGGCGGTTTACAACGAGATACGGCTTGAGGAAGTGGCTGAAATGGGCTACGACCCACTTGGGGAAAATCCGGCAGGCGAGATCTGTATAAGAGGAAAATGTTTGTTTTCTGGTTATTACAAGAACCCTAAACTTACTCAAGAAGTCATGAAAGACGGATGGTTCCATACAG GAGATATTGGTGAGATTCAATCAAATGGAGTACTTAAGATAATTGATCGTAAGAAGAATTTGATCAAACTCTCTCAAGGGGAGTACGTTGCTCTTGAGAACTTGGAAAACATCTATGGTCAAAACTCTCTTGTCCAAGAT ATATGGGTTTATGGAGACAGCTTCAAATCGATGCTTGTTGCGGTGATTGTTCCAAACCAAGAAACCATAAAACGTTGGGCTAAAGAACTTGGTTTTACTAAACCATTCGAAGAACTATGTTCTCTCTCGGAGTTGCAAGAGCACATCATTTCAGAACTGAAGTCCACGGCAGAGAAGAACAAG CTAAGAAAGTTTGAGTACATCAAAGCAGTGACGGTGGAGACAAAACCTTTCGATGTAGCGAGAGACTTAGTGACTGCAACGCTCAAGAACCGGAGGAACAACCTGCTCAAGTATTATCAG GTACAAGTCGACGAGATGTACAGAAAATTGGCGTCAAAGAAAATCTGA
- the LOC106342149 gene encoding probable WRKY transcription factor 23 → MTNIINSCTIISPLSSLLSHHLSSLLVYIFFLSISVLARLLCFKLTVRVYNFYLLSWKLGKKAMEFTSFYHPSSLSVWEFGDLMAAERDSFELLGSQQHHQLQGIAAASPHSFLLETLQPQTQPFVKLPSADSTIFQAPPSNGDATADKSVTSRVESFCSDHFLINSPATPNSSSFSSASSEDANEEKAKREDQEEEEGHKKSDTNKQVKPKNNSLKRQREPRVAFMTKSEVDHLEDGYRWRKYGQKAVKNSPFPRSYYRCTTASCNVKKRVERSFRDPSTVVTTYEGQHTHISPLMSRPVPGGGFFGSSGVASNLGGNFGFPMESSTLISPQFQQLVHYHQQQEVLSCFGGVGQYVNSHTHGYGDDERVKKSRGLVRDNGLLQDVVPCHMLKEE, encoded by the exons ATGACAAACATCATCAACTCCTGCACAATAATTAGTCCTCTCTCCTCTCTTCTTTCTCATCACCTCTCTTCTTTATTGGTTTATATTTTTTTCTTGTCCATCTCTGTTCTGGCGCGACTACTCTGTTTTAAGTTAACGGTACGTGTTTACAACTTTTATTTACTTTCTTGGAAACTTGGAAAGAAAGCAATGGAGTTTACTAGTTTTTATCACCCATCGTCTCTAAGCGTTTGGGAGTTTGGAGATTTGATGGCGGCGGAGAGGGATTCATTTGAGTTATTAGGTTCTCAGCAACATCATCAGCTTCAGGGCATTGCTGCTGCTTCACCTCATTCCTTCCTTCTTGAAACGCTCCAACCGCAAACGCAACCGTTTGTTAAACTGCCTTCTGCTGATTCAACTATCTTTCAAGCTCCACCGTCAAACGGTGACGCGACTGCAGATAAGTCAGTGACGTCAAGGGTGGAATCTTTTTGTTCGGATCATTTTCTGATAAATTCACCGGCGACACCTAACTCCTCCTCGTTTTCTTCGGCGTCAAGCGAGGATGCAAACGAAGAGAAAGCTAAAAGAGAAGACCAAGAAGAAGAAGAGGGACATAAGAAGAGTGATACTAATAAACA GGTGAAACCAAAGAATAATAGCCTGAAGAGACAGAGAGAGCCAAGAGTAGCCTTCATGACAAAGAGTGAGGTTGATCATCTCGAAGATGGTTATCGCTGGAGAAAATATGGTCAGAAAGCAGTCAAAAACAGTCCTTTTCCTAG GAGTTACTACCGTTGCACAACAGCTTCATGTAACGTGAAGAAGAGAGTAGAGAGATCATTCAGAGATCCAAGCACTGTGGTTACGACCTACGAAGGTCAACACACACACATTAGTCCACTCATGTCTCGTCCAGTCCCCGGTGGAGGCTTCTTCGGATCGTCAGGAGTTGCTTCAAATCTTGGTGGTAACTTTGGGTTTCCAATGGAGAGCTCAACACTAATATCTCCTCAGTTCCAACAGCTTGTCCATTACCACCAACAACAAGAAGTCTTGTCTTGTTTTGGAGGAGTCGGACAGTACGTTAACAGCCACACACATGGGTATGGTGATGATGAACGTGTGAAGAAGAGTCGAGGTTTGGTTAGAGATAATGGACTTCTTCAGGATGTTGTCCCGTGTCATATGTTGAAGGAAGAGTAG
- the LOC106339912 gene encoding uncharacterized protein LOC106339912 — MSMAGGGKWRREAEQLVAKPFRLVTTTLLSLLLPLSFLLLSRLSSASFLFSLLKSPPPTDSYFFFSIFHYTNPAILYAVVSLISVYTLVLGLTTKITATDPNRLIPLYPHTSIAWLTLFLVQVSVGLGLQVTSPDGLINGSERNFLSRLVFFFGIHEVMLLWCRVIVRPVVDSTLIRGDAGRNRREETVVERVALAVSCGTLWWWKLRDEVEALVGVAEAKRALLLLLPIDGNVNVGLGVGTVDFVNWWLYYMIVTIGMVRIVKGCLGFGMVLLFEQVSRRDPRELSTVVAPVSTTSSVHCEDEGDTKV; from the coding sequence ATGAGTATGGCCGGCGGTGGAAAGTGGCGGAGAGAGGCAGAGCAGTTGGTGGCTAAGCCTTTCAGGCTAGTAACAACAACTCTCCTCAGCCTCCTCCTTCCTCTCTCTTTCCTTCTCCTTAGCCGTCTCTCTTCGGCTTCCTTCCTCTTCTCCTTGCTCAAATCTCCTCCGCCAACGGATTCATATTTCTTCTTCTCTATCTTCCATTACACCAATCCTGCGATCTTGTACGCGGTCGTGTCGTTGATAAGCGTTTACACTCTAGTTCTTGGTCTAACCACCAAGATCACAGCTACAGATCCCAACCGTTTGATTCCTTTATATCCACATACCAGCATAGCATGGCTAACGCTTTTCCTTGTTCAAGTCTCCGTCGGTCTAGGCCTCCAAGTAACGAGTCCTGACGGTTTAATAAACGGAAGCGAACGTAACTTCTTGAGCAGGCTAGTGTTTTTCTTTGGTATTCACGAGGTAATGCTCCTGTGGTGTAGGGTGATCGTTAGACCGGTGGTGGACAGCACGTTGATCAGAGGAGACGCCGGTCGGAACAGGAGAGAAGAGACGGTGGTGGAGAGAGTGGCTTTGGCAGTCAGCTGTGGGACGTTGTGGTGGTGGAAGCTTCGGGATGAGGTAGAGGCTTTGGTTGGTGTGGCAGAGGCTAAAAGAGCATTGTTGTTGCTATTACCAATAGATGGTAACGTCAACGTTGGTTTGGGTGTGGGAACGGTTGATTTTGTGAACTGGTGGTTATACTATATGATTGTGACGATTGGTATGGTTAGGATCGTTAAAGGGTGTTTAGGTTTTGGAATGGTCTTGCTTTTCGAACAAGTTAGTAGAAGAGATCCACGTGAACTTTCTACTGTTGTTGCTCCTGTTTCTACAACTTCTTCTGTTCATTGTGAAGATGAAGGTGACACTAAAGTGTAA
- the LOC106339911 gene encoding uncharacterized protein LOC106339911 yields MSPSFCSARFSVALFLVISAVPIAYLICLERAAPYTHVFSYHSSGFFRECAKWDDAGRRFLVSFMDGGGIGEIVPRDGNSDVLDEVTVVKDADLAGNASLGIAIDRDRNRLLVAVADLLGNRYSALAAYELSTWRRIFLAELSGHSIEKSFADDVAIDAHGNAYVTDAKGSKIWKVDVSGELVSTIESPLFTPPGWYNNLVALNGIVYHPDGFLVVIHTFSGFLYKIDLTGDGDDGNKVTVIEVNGGTLRFGDGLELLSPTKIVVAGSPSAKLIESSDGWQTATVTGWFNTGMVHRIVSSATVKEGKVYLNHIVGFGSKKRHILVEAVF; encoded by the exons ATGTCGCCGTCTTTTTGCTCCGCCCGTTTCTCCGTCGCTCTCTTCCTCGTTATCTCCGCCGTCCCCATAGCTTACCTCATTTGCCTAGAGCGAGCCGCTCCTTACACGCACGTCTTCTCTTACCACAGCTCAGGCTTCTTCCGCGAGTGCGCTAAATGGGACGACGCAGGTCGGAGATTCCTCGTCTCCTTCATGGACGGAGGCGGAATCGGAGAGATTGTTCCTAGAGACGGTAACAGCGACGTTCTTGATGAAGTCACTGTAGTCAAAGACGCTGACCTCGCCGGAAACGCTTCTCTCGGAATCGCTATCGACCGAGACAGGAACCGTCTCCTCGTCGCTGTCGCCGATTTGCTTGGAAACCGTTACAGCGCTTTAGCTGCCTATGAGCTGTCCACGTGGCGTCGTATCTTCCTCGCTGAGCTTAGCGGCCATA GTATAGAGAAATCGTTTGCAGACGATGTAGCTATTGATGCACATGGAAATGCTTATGTAACGGATGCAAAAGGAAGTAAAATTTGGAAAGTTGATGTCAGTGGAGAGCTTGTCTCCACCATTGAAAGCCCTCTCTTCACTCCACCTGGATGGTACAATAACCTGGTGGCTCTTAACGGCATTGTTTATCACCCTGACGGTTTCCTTGTCGTCATCCACACTTTCTCCGGTTTCTTATACAAGATCGACCTGACTGGTGATGGGGATGATGGTAATAAGGTCACTGTCATTGAAGTTAATGGTGGGACTCTGAGGTTTGGTGATGGACTTGAGTTGTTGTCTCCCACCAAGATTGTTGTTGCAG GTAGCCCTTCTGCCAAGTTGATCGAGAGCTCAGACGGGTGGCAGACGGCTACTGTGACAGGTTGGTTCAACACCGGTATGGTTCACCGGATAGTCTCGTCAGCTACTGTGAAGGAAGGAAAAGTTTATCTAAACCACATTGTTGGGTTTGGCTCTAAGAAGAGACACATACTTGTAGAAGCTGTGTTTTAA
- the LOC106342009 gene encoding probable cytochrome c oxidase subunit 5C-1 isoform X1, with amino-acid sequence MMGRTKCEPNEPVGEFTRVDFFKSCPSYLPEESFHLFPSSSSSALRIRKKKEMAGHRVAHATLKGPSVVKELIIGLALGLATGGLWKMHHWNEQRKTRAFYDLLERGEINVIAAEE; translated from the exons ATGATGGGCCGAACAAAATGTGAGCCCAATGAGCCAGTGGGAGAATTCACTAGAGTAGACTTTTTTAAGTCGTGTCCGTCGTACCTACCTGAAGAATCCTTTCATTTGTTCCCGTCGTCTTCTTCCTCCGCACTCAGAATTCG AAAGAAAAAAGAGATGGCAGGACACAGGGTTGCACATGCCACATTGAAAGGTCCAAGCGTTGTCAAGGAGCTAATCATCGGTTTGGCACTCGGTTTAGCTACTGGTGGTCTTTGGAAGATGCACCATTGGAACGAACAGAGGAAAACCAGAGCTTTCTATGACTTGCTTGAGAGAGGTGAGATCAATGTTATTGCCGCCGAAGAGTAA
- the LOC106342009 gene encoding probable cytochrome c oxidase subunit 5C-1 isoform X2, translating into MAGHRVAHATLKGPSVVKELIIGLALGLATGGLWKMHHWNEQRKTRAFYDLLERGEINVIAAEE; encoded by the coding sequence ATGGCAGGACACAGGGTTGCACATGCCACATTGAAAGGTCCAAGCGTTGTCAAGGAGCTAATCATCGGTTTGGCACTCGGTTTAGCTACTGGTGGTCTTTGGAAGATGCACCATTGGAACGAACAGAGGAAAACCAGAGCTTTCTATGACTTGCTTGAGAGAGGTGAGATCAATGTTATTGCCGCCGAAGAGTAA